A single window of Rubripirellula lacrimiformis DNA harbors:
- the xerC gene encoding site-specific tyrosine recombinase XerC, whose translation MMSRKRNRKPVPPVDEIKFGFQHFINVHIDDLRARNYSELTIDNRSKYIRRFALWCIARGITQPNEITKPILERFQRHLYQHRTEQDKPLSFRSQYTHLSSLRAWFKWLARKNYLLFNPASELDLPKLGHRLPKAVLTAGEAEQVLAQPNIAEPLGIRDRAILETFYSTGIRRGELANLRIDDIDSERRTIMIREGKGKRDRIIPIGKRALSWITVYIESARGELLCNQAEPTLFLTNEGGPINPDSLTEYVRRYIDQSEIGKRGSCHLFRHTMATLMLEHGADIRYIQAMLGHAKLTTTEIYTQVSIRKLRQIHELTHPADHDREEPDPDDLKANSGDDNDADD comes from the coding sequence ATGATGTCTCGTAAACGCAACCGAAAACCTGTTCCGCCCGTCGATGAAATCAAGTTCGGCTTCCAGCACTTCATCAACGTTCACATCGATGACCTTCGCGCCCGCAACTACTCCGAACTCACCATCGACAACCGCTCGAAGTACATCCGGCGGTTCGCGCTGTGGTGCATCGCTCGTGGGATCACGCAGCCCAACGAGATCACCAAACCGATCCTTGAACGGTTCCAACGTCACCTCTACCAGCACCGCACCGAGCAGGACAAACCGCTGTCGTTCCGATCGCAATACACGCATCTCTCCAGCCTGCGTGCGTGGTTCAAATGGCTGGCCCGTAAAAACTACTTGCTGTTCAATCCCGCCAGTGAACTTGATCTACCCAAGCTGGGCCATCGTCTTCCCAAAGCCGTTTTAACCGCGGGCGAGGCCGAGCAAGTCTTAGCCCAACCCAACATCGCCGAACCGCTTGGCATCCGCGACAGGGCCATCTTGGAAACGTTCTACAGCACCGGCATCCGTCGCGGCGAACTGGCGAACCTTCGCATCGACGACATCGACAGCGAGCGACGAACGATCATGATTCGAGAAGGCAAAGGCAAGCGAGACCGAATCATCCCGATCGGAAAACGAGCGTTGTCATGGATCACGGTCTACATCGAATCGGCGCGCGGCGAACTGCTCTGCAATCAAGCCGAACCGACGCTGTTCTTGACCAACGAAGGCGGGCCGATCAATCCCGACAGCCTTACCGAATACGTCCGCCGCTACATCGACCAAAGCGAAATCGGCAAACGTGGTTCATGTCACCTGTTCCGTCACACGATGGCCACGCTGATGCTCGAACACGGGGCCGACATCCGGTACATCCAAGCCATGCTCGGCCACGCAAAGTTAACGACGACTGAAATCTACACTCAAGTCAGCATCCGAAAGCTGCGTCAAATCCACGAGCTGACGCACCCGGCGGACCACGACCGAGAAGAACCAGACCCCGACGACTTGAAGGCCAACAGCGGCGACGACAACGACGCGGACGACTGA
- a CDS encoding IS66 family transposase — protein sequence MDPKPLPADLDAAHALIQKQAVALELKDKLIEEQAHSVLELKSDRDKLDEKNIELNLTIEKLLKQLFGRKSERRIDCDGQLHFDLGEEPTPEVISALEEAICDARQIVDDAEEDKKKRRRNRSATGDRKFPEHLPRYERIVDVPEGKREGLTLIGYDEVETLEWVPADLKVRLTKYAKYVHPTDKAQGIVSPERPTGLVEWDRFDASIGVEVVAWKYFYHLPFYRQQDMFGASGWTPSRSTLQNIETAVEFALRPLAEHLQSILKQDPTVGCDDTGVLLITPAAMPDLSDHPRGKRITEVLEKAMTTGKPSIKANFWGYYASRLPVVAFDFTVSRHRDGPDDVLSDFEGNLIGDCWSGFQKIQIRSDSRITFAACWAHARRKIDECRSAFPIQVAKLESLIGNLYDVEDQCKHLTAPEQLSRRQSLSRHVLDQIEAYLSSEAMQSPKVLPKSNLGMAAAYVRRHWEALHRFTEDVSIPLDNNDCEQLMKRVATGRKNWMFKGSVAAGERAANLMTIIGSAIRNNLDVRAYLDDVLRRALSGETDWQSMTPHAWKAEHPESIRQYRDDERRQAADRKKTRRARRRTRKK from the coding sequence ATGGATCCCAAACCACTCCCCGCCGACCTCGATGCTGCTCATGCGTTGATTCAAAAACAAGCCGTCGCACTGGAGTTGAAAGACAAGCTGATTGAGGAACAAGCCCACAGCGTCTTAGAACTTAAGTCCGACCGTGACAAACTCGACGAGAAGAACATCGAGCTGAACCTGACGATCGAGAAACTTCTCAAGCAACTTTTTGGTCGCAAGAGTGAGCGACGCATCGACTGTGACGGCCAGCTGCATTTCGACTTGGGCGAAGAGCCCACGCCCGAAGTCATCAGCGCACTCGAAGAAGCGATCTGCGACGCTCGACAAATTGTTGACGATGCCGAAGAAGACAAGAAGAAGCGACGACGAAATCGCTCCGCAACCGGCGACCGCAAGTTCCCCGAACATTTGCCGCGCTATGAACGCATCGTCGATGTGCCCGAAGGAAAACGCGAAGGCTTGACCCTGATCGGCTATGACGAAGTTGAAACGCTGGAGTGGGTTCCCGCGGATCTCAAAGTCCGACTAACCAAGTATGCCAAATACGTCCACCCAACCGACAAAGCGCAAGGCATCGTCAGCCCCGAGCGGCCCACGGGCCTCGTCGAATGGGATCGCTTCGACGCCTCGATCGGTGTCGAGGTGGTGGCCTGGAAGTACTTCTATCACCTGCCGTTCTATCGTCAACAAGACATGTTCGGGGCCAGCGGCTGGACGCCCAGTCGCAGCACACTGCAGAACATCGAAACGGCCGTCGAGTTCGCCCTGCGTCCGCTCGCCGAGCACTTGCAGAGCATTCTGAAACAAGATCCCACCGTTGGCTGTGATGACACCGGCGTGCTGTTGATTACGCCCGCCGCGATGCCGGACTTATCGGATCACCCGCGCGGTAAACGTATCACCGAGGTCCTCGAGAAGGCGATGACCACAGGCAAGCCAAGCATCAAAGCGAACTTCTGGGGCTACTACGCTTCACGGCTTCCGGTTGTCGCTTTCGACTTCACGGTTAGCCGTCACCGTGATGGTCCGGACGACGTGCTGAGTGACTTTGAAGGTAACCTGATTGGCGACTGTTGGTCGGGATTTCAGAAGATCCAAATACGAAGCGACTCGCGAATCACTTTCGCAGCGTGCTGGGCACATGCGCGTCGCAAGATCGACGAGTGCCGCAGTGCGTTCCCGATCCAAGTGGCGAAACTTGAGTCGTTGATTGGAAATCTTTACGACGTGGAGGATCAATGCAAACACCTTACTGCGCCGGAGCAACTTTCGCGACGCCAAAGCCTGTCACGTCATGTTCTGGATCAGATCGAAGCCTATCTTTCCAGTGAAGCGATGCAGTCACCGAAGGTGCTTCCCAAGAGCAACCTTGGGATGGCGGCGGCCTACGTCCGTCGGCACTGGGAGGCACTCCATCGTTTTACCGAAGATGTATCGATCCCGCTGGACAACAACGACTGCGAGCAGTTGATGAAGCGGGTGGCGACGGGTCGCAAGAACTGGATGTTCAAAGGCTCGGTGGCCGCGGGCGAACGGGCTGCAAACTTAATGACAATCATCGGGAGCGCGATCCGCAACAACTTGGACGTGCGAGCGTACTTGGATGATGTCCTGCGGCGTGCGCTATCCGGCGAAACCGACTGGCAATCAATGACGCCCCATGCCTGGAAGGCAGAACATCCCGAATCGATCCGGCAATACCGCGACGACGAACGTCGCCAAGCCGCCGACCGCAAGAAAACTCGCCGCGCCCGCCGCCGAACCCGCAAAAAGTAA
- the tnpB gene encoding IS66 family insertion sequence element accessory protein TnpB (TnpB, as the term is used for proteins encoded by IS66 family insertion elements, is considered an accessory protein, since TnpC, encoded by a neighboring gene, is a DDE family transposase.), producing MIGLPDGMPIYLCTEPVDFRKGFDGLTGIVTTSLGKSVTDGSLFLFVNRKRDRIKALWWETGGLTLWYRRLEQGTVELPTPPCDQTHVTIDSVELAMWIAGVSLKSAKTRRKRMVA from the coding sequence ATGATCGGATTGCCTGATGGCATGCCGATCTATCTGTGCACCGAGCCGGTCGACTTTCGAAAAGGCTTTGATGGTCTGACCGGAATCGTCACCACCTCGTTGGGCAAGAGCGTCACCGACGGTTCGCTGTTTCTGTTTGTCAATCGAAAGCGAGACCGCATCAAAGCCCTCTGGTGGGAGACTGGTGGATTGACCTTGTGGTACAGGCGACTCGAGCAAGGCACCGTCGAGCTGCCAACGCCTCCCTGTGATCAAACGCACGTCACGATCGATTCGGTCGAACTGGCCATGTGGATCGCAGGCGTCTCACTGAAATCGGCCAAGACAAGACGCAAGCGAATGGTGGCGTAG
- the tnpA gene encoding IS66 family insertion sequence element accessory protein TnpA → MNRAETAKLWTERLQRFEQAQMTVAQFCSAEGVSQPSFYNWKRKLRSTRDPKVPVVAKFVPVSFQATPDRPAPAANLANATIELPGGIRIRIEVPTDSQPNPLRKDQP, encoded by the coding sequence ATGAATCGAGCCGAAACCGCGAAGCTTTGGACGGAGCGTCTGCAACGATTTGAGCAAGCTCAGATGACGGTCGCTCAATTCTGTTCCGCCGAAGGTGTTTCGCAGCCGTCTTTCTACAACTGGAAACGCAAGCTGCGGTCGACGCGGGATCCGAAAGTCCCCGTCGTGGCCAAGTTTGTGCCCGTCTCGTTTCAAGCCACACCGGATCGCCCCGCTCCCGCAGCCAATCTCGCGAACGCGACGATTGAACTTCCCGGTGGCATCCGCATTCGTATCGAAGTGCCAACTGATTCTCAGCCGAATCCACTGCGCAAGGATCAACCATGA
- a CDS encoding IS30 family transposase gives MALSTRPSRTGSPFTQRPKVANHRKRCGDWELDLMTCAKLSSYLITAVDRRSRYTLIRRVRNKQSGRVMEGILKMFEDIDPSIIKTMTFDNGNEFYYHRMLTEQLGVKVYFADPYKSGQRGTNENTNGLIRQFFPKTMTYAMINPQAVRRVQDLLNDRPRKTHGYKPPSAFIG, from the coding sequence CTGGCTTTATCAACAAGGCCATCAAGAACCGGGTCTCCATTCACACAGCGTCCCAAAGTTGCCAACCATCGCAAGCGGTGCGGTGACTGGGAGCTCGACCTGATGACCTGCGCAAAGCTGAGTAGTTATCTGATCACGGCTGTCGACAGGAGGTCTCGGTACACACTGATCAGAAGGGTTCGCAACAAGCAAAGCGGAAGGGTGATGGAAGGTATCCTGAAGATGTTCGAGGACATCGACCCGTCGATCATCAAGACGATGACGTTCGACAATGGAAACGAGTTCTATTACCACCGCATGCTGACAGAGCAACTGGGAGTGAAAGTATACTTTGCAGACCCGTACAAGAGTGGCCAACGAGGAACCAACGAAAACACGAACGGATTGATTCGACAGTTCTTTCCAAAGACCATGACCTATGCAATGATAAACCCTCAAGCGGTGCGTCGCGTACAGGACCTACTTAACGACCGTCCACGAAAAACTCACGGATACAAGCCTCCTTCTGCATTCATCGGATGA